A single Pseudomonas brassicacearum DNA region contains:
- a CDS encoding DUF4105 domain-containing protein, whose translation MRRFAAWLAAGVLLLTGSMAQAGLQLHLNTEGLSPAQQQASQALLDEAMQALPPRFIERLDRRIDVGWTDQMPANAYGQASLVSQLDLNSNLLDGLVDGSAATQKTHRPHGTVRREMLATVLHELTHIYDRSRLWPDAERTLIQRCTRRNSSAGLIGLPDECRGQNDRRFTLSDDPRLLDLAGWPQYVGRRGEREQHNRQVARSPDIYETSSPKEFVAVNMEYFLLDPSYACRRPALYRYYQEHFGWAPAAKDTCAKSFAFLNAGNDFAKTPLGKVDPERVYSIDYLLAEANQNWVSRWGHSMLRLVICAPGRPRGSDCRLDLDQHLVLSYRAFVSDVQLSSWDGLVGKYPSRLFVLPLAQVIDEYTKTELRSLASVPLNLSRTEIEETVEHAAEMHWSYDGNYYFLSNNCAVESLKLLRSGSNNEQLKGLDSIMPNGLLEVLKGRGLADTSVLDDPKEALRLGYRFDSFRDRYQAMFDVLKKYLPIKQQTVEDWLALDAAERRVWFEQADLRTSAALLLLEQASYRRQLLLAQDEVKQRYLGARELHNGGMERANATLQQILANSGFLSRPAELLGSSGYGLPQPREWQRLESQSSLRQKQLQTLTGDLDKEVRALLEPSRAAEIAASEANVKAIGEHLRKLHKAGGGLELP comes from the coding sequence GTGAGGCGGTTCGCCGCCTGGCTGGCGGCCGGGGTCTTGCTGCTCACGGGCAGCATGGCCCAGGCTGGCCTGCAACTGCACCTCAACACCGAGGGACTGAGCCCGGCGCAACAGCAGGCCAGCCAGGCGCTGCTCGATGAAGCCATGCAGGCGCTGCCGCCACGCTTCATCGAGCGGCTGGACCGACGCATCGATGTCGGCTGGACCGACCAGATGCCCGCCAACGCCTACGGCCAGGCCTCGCTGGTGTCGCAACTGGACCTCAATAGCAACCTGCTCGACGGCCTTGTCGACGGCAGTGCCGCGACGCAAAAGACTCATCGCCCCCACGGCACCGTACGACGGGAAATGCTCGCCACGGTCCTGCACGAACTGACCCACATTTATGACCGCTCGCGTCTATGGCCAGATGCCGAGCGTACGCTGATCCAGCGCTGCACTCGACGCAACAGCAGCGCGGGGCTCATCGGTCTTCCCGATGAATGCCGGGGCCAGAACGACCGCCGTTTCACCCTCAGCGATGATCCGCGCTTGCTGGACCTGGCCGGCTGGCCGCAATACGTTGGCCGACGCGGTGAACGGGAACAGCACAACCGCCAGGTCGCCCGCAGCCCGGACATCTACGAAACGAGCAGCCCCAAGGAATTTGTCGCGGTCAATATGGAGTACTTTCTCCTCGACCCGAGCTACGCCTGCCGACGCCCCGCCCTGTATCGCTACTACCAGGAACACTTCGGCTGGGCGCCCGCCGCCAAGGACACCTGCGCCAAATCGTTCGCGTTCCTCAACGCCGGCAACGACTTCGCCAAGACGCCACTGGGCAAGGTCGATCCAGAGCGAGTCTATTCCATTGATTACCTGCTGGCCGAAGCCAATCAGAACTGGGTGAGCCGCTGGGGCCACAGCATGCTCCGGCTGGTGATCTGCGCACCGGGTCGCCCACGTGGCTCGGACTGCCGCCTGGATCTGGACCAACACCTGGTACTGTCATACCGCGCCTTCGTGAGCGATGTGCAGCTATCGAGTTGGGATGGGTTGGTAGGCAAATACCCGTCGCGCCTGTTCGTATTGCCGTTGGCCCAGGTGATCGATGAATACACCAAGACCGAGCTGCGCAGCCTGGCATCGGTGCCGCTGAACCTGTCGCGCACTGAGATCGAGGAGACGGTCGAGCACGCCGCCGAAATGCATTGGAGCTATGACGGCAACTATTACTTCCTGTCCAACAACTGCGCCGTTGAAAGCTTGAAGCTGCTGCGCAGCGGCAGCAATAACGAGCAGCTCAAGGGCCTGGACAGCATCATGCCTAACGGCTTGTTGGAAGTACTCAAAGGCCGCGGCCTGGCGGACACCAGCGTGCTGGATGATCCCAAGGAAGCCTTGCGCCTGGGCTACCGCTTCGACTCATTCCGCGATCGGTACCAGGCGATGTTCGATGTGCTGAAGAAGTATCTGCCGATCAAGCAACAAACGGTGGAAGACTGGCTGGCCCTGGACGCCGCCGAACGCCGCGTCTGGTTCGAACAGGCCGACCTGCGCACCAGCGCAGCGTTATTGCTGCTGGAACAGGCCAGTTATCGTCGGCAACTGCTGTTGGCGCAGGATGAAGTCAAACAGCGCTACCTCGGTGCCCGTGAATTGCACAATGGCGGCATGGAAAGGGCCAACGCGACACTGCAGCAGATCCTCGCCAACAGCGGTTTCCTGAGCCGCCCGGCCGAACTGCTGGGCAGCAGCGGTTACGGCTTGCCGCAACCGCGCGAGTGGCAACGCCTGGAATCGCAAAGCAGCTTGCGTCAGAAACAGCTTCAAACGCTGACTGGCGACCTGGACAAGGAAGTCCGGGCATTGCTTGAGCCGAGTCGCGCCGCTGAAATTGCTGCGAGCGAGGCCAATGTGAAAGCGATCGGCGAGCATTTGCGCAAGCTGCACAAGGCCGGGGGCGGGTTGGAGTTGCCTTGA
- a CDS encoding DUF2388 domain-containing protein produces MRSPLIAAALGLLVLADVAQAHTLVATSNIIVRASQRTIDFTSDTTTSIRDSKIVREAHDDAASFVASNGEIRGAHLEAAFDTLRTRVPEARDASDQVLAEAILAL; encoded by the coding sequence ATGCGTAGCCCGCTGATTGCTGCCGCCCTAGGCCTGCTGGTGTTGGCCGATGTGGCCCAGGCACACACCCTGGTAGCCACCAGTAACATCATCGTCCGCGCGTCCCAGCGCACGATTGATTTCACTTCCGACACCACCACTTCCATCCGTGATTCAAAAATCGTCCGCGAAGCCCATGACGATGCGGCCAGTTTTGTCGCCAGCAATGGGGAGATTCGTGGTGCTCATCTCGAGGCCGCCTTCGATACCTTGCGCACCCGCGTGCCGGAAGCCCGCGACGCCAGTGACCAGGTTCTCGCCGAAGCCATCCTCGCATTGTGA
- a CDS encoding DUF2388 domain-containing protein, with protein sequence MRSYSYLFLASFFVAFCWSVPAHAFDVSTQQVVVSGYATSMVTSAPFDHKLIVAAHDDAAAFVASDGQLRGAQLESALDYLRRTQPKLHVSDLELAQAILVQ encoded by the coding sequence ATGCGTTCTTACTCATATCTGTTCTTAGCGTCTTTCTTCGTAGCTTTTTGCTGGTCAGTTCCGGCCCATGCCTTCGATGTGTCCACCCAGCAAGTGGTGGTCAGCGGCTATGCCACGAGCATGGTGACCTCCGCGCCCTTCGACCATAAACTGATCGTCGCCGCTCACGATGACGCTGCGGCCTTCGTTGCCAGCGACGGGCAGTTGCGAGGTGCACAACTGGAATCGGCCTTGGATTACCTGCGCCGGACCCAGCCAAAACTTCACGTCAGCGACCTTGAACTGGCACAAGCAATTCTCGTCCAATAG
- a CDS encoding DUF2388 domain-containing protein, translating to MNRLRLLSAVALLAVAAHSNASSFIVTTDSIVGALKATSDVTSDATSSLRDNKIVQAARDDAASFVASEGAIRGVKLESALDYIRQQAPQLNATDAQLAQAILVI from the coding sequence ATGAACCGTCTTCGCCTGCTCAGCGCAGTTGCCCTGCTGGCCGTAGCCGCCCACTCCAATGCCAGCAGCTTTATCGTCACCACTGACTCCATCGTTGGCGCACTCAAGGCCACGTCCGACGTGACTTCCGATGCAACTTCATCATTGCGGGACAACAAGATCGTTCAAGCCGCCCGAGATGACGCTGCCAGCTTCGTGGCCAGCGAAGGCGCCATCCGTGGTGTGAAGCTGGAAAGCGCTTTGGATTACATCCGCCAGCAAGCACCACAGCTCAACGCTACCGATGCGCAGCTGGCCCAAGCCATCCTGGTGATCTGA
- a CDS encoding DUF1127 domain-containing protein: MERTLSSELFFEDKAEKNQASLPLRVIANLMLWQRRIASRHQLARLDSRLLADAGISEAQRYEELSKPFWR, translated from the coding sequence ATGGAACGTACACTCAGTTCCGAGCTGTTTTTCGAAGACAAAGCTGAAAAAAACCAGGCTTCCCTGCCTCTTCGCGTTATCGCTAACCTGATGTTGTGGCAGCGCCGCATCGCCAGCCGCCACCAACTGGCTCGTCTGGATTCGCGCCTGCTGGCTGACGCCGGTATCAGCGAAGCACAACGTTACGAAGAGCTGAGCAAGCCGTTCTGGCGCTAA
- a CDS encoding acetyl-CoA hydrolase/transferase family protein translates to MYRDRIRLPSLLNKVMSAAEAALLIQDGMTVGMSGFTRAGEAKAVPHALAERAKVTPLKISLMTGASLGNDLDKELTEAGVLARRMPFQVDSTLRKAINAGEVMFIDQHLSETVEQLRNGQLKLPDIAVIEAVAITEQGHIVPTTSVGNSASFAIFARQVIIEINLAHNPNLEGLHDIYIPTYRPTRTPIPLVKVDDRIGSPAIPIPPEKIAAIVITNQGDSPSTVAPPDSDTQAIADHLIDFFKQEVAAGRMTNKLGPLQAGIGNIANAVMCGLIDSPFEDLTMYSEVLQDSTFDLIDAGKLSFASGSSITLSSRRNTDVFGNLERYKDKLVLRPQEISNHPEVVRRLGIIGINTALEFDLYGNVNSTHVCGTRMMNGIGGSGDFARNAHLAIFVTKSIAKGGAISSVVPMVSHVDHTEHDVDILVTEIGLADLRGLAPRERARVVIDNCVHPSYRQALNEYFEAACALGGHTPHILRDALSWHVNLEETGRMLAI, encoded by the coding sequence ATGTACCGTGATCGCATCCGCCTGCCTTCGTTATTGAATAAAGTGATGAGTGCTGCCGAAGCAGCCTTGTTGATTCAGGACGGCATGACCGTCGGCATGAGCGGCTTTACCCGCGCCGGAGAAGCGAAAGCAGTGCCCCACGCCCTGGCTGAGCGCGCCAAGGTCACCCCGCTGAAAATCAGCCTGATGACGGGTGCGAGCCTGGGTAACGACCTCGACAAGGAACTCACTGAGGCCGGCGTGCTGGCGCGACGCATGCCATTCCAGGTCGACAGCACGTTGCGCAAGGCAATCAACGCGGGCGAGGTGATGTTCATCGACCAGCATCTCTCGGAAACCGTCGAACAACTGCGCAACGGCCAGCTCAAGCTGCCCGATATTGCCGTGATCGAAGCAGTGGCCATCACCGAACAAGGGCATATCGTACCGACCACATCAGTGGGTAACTCGGCCAGTTTCGCCATCTTCGCCCGGCAAGTGATCATCGAGATCAACCTGGCCCACAACCCGAACCTGGAAGGGCTGCACGACATCTACATCCCGACCTATCGCCCGACCCGCACCCCAATCCCCCTGGTAAAAGTGGACGACCGTATTGGCAGCCCTGCCATCCCGATCCCGCCGGAAAAAATTGCCGCCATCGTCATCACCAACCAAGGGGATTCGCCTTCGACCGTCGCGCCACCGGACAGCGACACCCAGGCCATCGCCGATCACCTGATCGACTTCTTCAAGCAGGAAGTTGCGGCCGGACGCATGACCAACAAGCTCGGGCCGTTGCAGGCCGGAATTGGCAACATCGCCAACGCCGTGATGTGCGGGCTGATCGATTCTCCGTTCGAAGACCTGACCATGTATTCCGAGGTCCTGCAGGATTCGACATTTGACTTGATCGACGCTGGCAAGCTGAGCTTCGCCTCGGGCAGTTCTATCACGCTGTCGAGCCGACGCAACACCGATGTGTTCGGAAACCTGGAAAGGTATAAGGACAAACTGGTCCTGCGCCCACAGGAAATCTCCAACCATCCCGAGGTCGTACGTCGCCTGGGCATCATCGGTATCAACACCGCGCTGGAGTTCGACCTGTACGGCAACGTCAACTCCACCCATGTCTGTGGCACTCGGATGATGAATGGCATCGGCGGTTCGGGGGATTTCGCCCGCAACGCCCACCTGGCGATTTTCGTCACCAAGTCGATTGCCAAGGGCGGCGCCATTTCCAGTGTCGTGCCGATGGTCAGCCATGTGGACCATACCGAGCACGATGTCGACATCCTGGTGACCGAGATTGGCCTGGCCGACCTGCGCGGCCTGGCGCCAAGGGAGCGGGCACGCGTGGTGATCGACAACTGCGTGCACCCATCCTACCGCCAAGCGTTGAATGAATATTTCGAAGCAGCGTGCGCCCTGGGTGGGCATACCCCGCATATCCTGCGCGATGCACTGAGCTGGCACGTGAACCTCGAAGAAACCGGGCGCATGTTGGCCATCTGA
- a CDS encoding NAD(P)(+) transhydrogenase (Re/Si-specific) subunit beta yields the protein MSMNLVTTLYLIASICFIQALKGLSHPTTSRRGNLFGMLGMALAVLTTVGLIYKLGAELATAGIGYVIVGLLIGGTAGSIMAKRVEMTKMPELVAFMHSMIGLAAVFIAIAAVVEPQSLGIVKQLGDSIPAGNRLELFLGAAIGAITFSGSVIAFGKLSGKYKFRLFQGAPVQFGGQHKLNLILGLATLGLGLTFMFTGNLGAFALMLALAFVLGVLIIIPIGGADMPVVVSMLNSYSGWAAAGIGFSLNNSMLIIAGSLVGSSGAILSYIMCKAMNRSFFNVLLGGFGNTADAAGPAGSKEARPVKSGSADDATFLLTNADTVIIVPGYGLAVARAQHALKELTEKLTHHGVTVKYAIHPVAGRMPGHMNVLLAEAEVPYDQVFEMEDINSEFGQADVVLVLGANDVVNPAAKNDPKSPIAGMPILEAFKAKTIIVNKRSMASGYAGLDNELFYLDKTMMVFGDAKKVIEDMVKAVE from the coding sequence ATGAGCATGAACCTGGTAACGACGCTCTACCTGATCGCGTCGATCTGCTTCATCCAGGCCCTCAAAGGCCTGTCGCACCCCACTACCTCTCGCCGTGGCAACCTGTTCGGCATGCTCGGCATGGCGCTGGCGGTGCTCACCACTGTGGGCCTCATCTATAAGCTGGGCGCTGAGCTAGCGACAGCCGGCATAGGCTACGTCATCGTCGGCCTGCTGATCGGCGGCACCGCCGGCTCGATCATGGCCAAGCGCGTCGAGATGACCAAGATGCCGGAGCTGGTGGCATTCATGCACAGCATGATCGGCCTGGCGGCGGTGTTCATTGCGATTGCCGCAGTGGTCGAGCCGCAATCGCTGGGTATCGTCAAACAATTGGGCGATTCGATTCCGGCCGGTAACCGTCTGGAGCTGTTCCTCGGCGCAGCCATCGGTGCAATTACCTTTTCCGGTTCGGTGATCGCTTTCGGCAAGCTGTCGGGCAAGTACAAGTTCCGTCTGTTCCAGGGCGCACCGGTACAGTTCGGCGGCCAGCACAAACTCAACCTGATCCTGGGCCTGGCAACGCTGGGCCTGGGCCTGACCTTCATGTTCACTGGCAACCTCGGCGCGTTCGCCCTGATGCTGGCCCTGGCTTTTGTACTGGGCGTGCTGATCATCATCCCGATCGGCGGCGCGGACATGCCGGTGGTGGTCTCGATGCTCAACAGTTATTCCGGTTGGGCCGCGGCGGGTATTGGCTTCTCGCTGAATAACTCGATGCTGATCATTGCCGGTTCGTTGGTAGGTTCCAGTGGTGCGATCCTGTCGTACATCATGTGCAAGGCGATGAACCGTTCGTTCTTCAACGTGTTGCTCGGCGGTTTCGGCAACACCGCAGATGCGGCCGGCCCGGCAGGCTCCAAAGAAGCCCGTCCAGTGAAATCCGGCTCGGCTGACGACGCAACTTTCCTGCTGACCAACGCCGACACGGTGATCATTGTTCCAGGCTATGGCCTGGCGGTGGCACGGGCGCAGCACGCGCTGAAAGAGCTGACCGAGAAGCTGACCCACCACGGTGTGACCGTTAAATACGCGATCCACCCGGTGGCCGGTCGCATGCCCGGGCACATGAACGTGCTACTGGCCGAGGCCGAAGTGCCTTACGACCAGGTGTTCGAGATGGAAGACATCAACTCCGAGTTCGGCCAGGCCGACGTGGTGCTGGTGCTCGGCGCCAACGACGTGGTCAACCCGGCGGCGAAGAACGATCCGAAGTCGCCGATTGCCGGCATGCCGATCCTCGAAGCCTTCAAGGCCAAGACCATCATCGTCAACAAGCGCTCGATGGCCAGCGGCTATGCCGGCCTGGACAACGAACTGTTCTATCTCGACAAGACCATGATGGTGTTCGGTGACGCCAAGAAGGTCATCGAGGACATGGTCAAAGCGGTGGAATAA
- a CDS encoding NAD(P) transhydrogenase subunit alpha gives MEELISPGIYNLIIFVLAIYVGYHVVWNVTPALHTPLMAVTNAISAIVIVGAMLAAALTVTPLGKTMGTLAVALAAVNVFGGFLVTRRMLEMFKKKAPKAVKEEAPK, from the coding sequence ATGGAAGAGCTTATCTCCCCCGGTATCTACAACCTGATCATCTTCGTGCTGGCAATTTATGTCGGTTACCACGTGGTCTGGAACGTAACACCTGCGCTGCACACGCCATTGATGGCGGTGACCAATGCCATTTCGGCGATCGTGATCGTCGGCGCCATGCTCGCCGCCGCGCTGACCGTAACGCCACTGGGCAAGACCATGGGCACCCTCGCCGTGGCCCTGGCCGCGGTGAACGTGTTCGGTGGCTTCCTGGTGACGCGCCGCATGCTTGAGATGTTCAAGAAAAAAGCCCCGAAAGCCGTAAAAGAAGAGGCGCCCAAGTAA
- a CDS encoding Re/Si-specific NAD(P)(+) transhydrogenase subunit alpha → MHIGVPLETQTGETRVAATPETIKKLIGQGHKVTVQSGAGIKASVIDSAYEAAGATIGNASDAFGAELILKVVAPSDSELALIKSGTVLVGMLNPFNNETIAKLAERGITAFALEAAPRTSRAQSLDVLSSQANIAGYKAVLLAAHYYPRFMPMLMTAAGTVKAARVLILGAGVAGLQAIATAKRLGAVIEASDVRPAVKEQIESLGAKFVDVPYETDEERECAVGVGGYARPMPASWMQRQAQAVHERAKQADIVITTALIPGRKAPTLLSAETVAQMKPGSVVIDLAAAQGGNCPLTVADQVVIENGVTICGPTNLAGEVAADASALYARNLLDFLKLVFTKEGQFDVNLEDDIVAACLMCRDGQVIRKNA, encoded by the coding sequence GTGCACATTGGTGTTCCCCTCGAAACCCAAACGGGTGAAACACGGGTTGCTGCTACCCCGGAAACCATCAAGAAGCTGATCGGCCAAGGCCATAAAGTCACTGTTCAAAGCGGCGCCGGTATCAAGGCCAGCGTTATCGACAGTGCCTATGAGGCAGCGGGCGCAACCATTGGCAACGCCAGTGATGCATTCGGGGCCGAGCTGATCCTCAAGGTGGTCGCCCCCAGCGACAGCGAACTGGCGCTGATCAAGAGCGGCACCGTTCTGGTGGGCATGCTCAATCCGTTCAACAACGAAACCATCGCCAAGCTGGCCGAACGCGGTATTACCGCTTTTGCCCTAGAGGCTGCGCCACGCACCTCCCGCGCCCAGAGCCTGGATGTGCTGTCGTCTCAAGCGAACATTGCCGGCTATAAAGCCGTGCTGCTGGCCGCCCACTATTACCCGCGCTTCATGCCGATGCTGATGACCGCCGCAGGCACCGTGAAAGCGGCGCGCGTGCTGATTCTTGGCGCTGGCGTGGCCGGGTTGCAGGCGATTGCCACGGCCAAGCGACTGGGTGCGGTGATCGAAGCCTCGGATGTGCGTCCGGCGGTCAAGGAACAAATCGAATCCCTTGGCGCCAAGTTCGTCGACGTGCCTTACGAAACCGACGAAGAGCGTGAATGCGCCGTCGGCGTCGGCGGTTACGCCCGGCCAATGCCGGCCAGCTGGATGCAGCGCCAGGCCCAGGCTGTGCACGAACGCGCCAAACAGGCTGACATCGTTATCACCACTGCGTTGATTCCGGGCCGCAAGGCACCGACGCTGCTGAGCGCCGAAACCGTCGCGCAGATGAAACCTGGCTCGGTGGTCATCGACCTCGCGGCAGCCCAGGGCGGTAACTGCCCGCTGACCGTGGCCGACCAGGTCGTGATCGAGAATGGCGTGACCATTTGCGGTCCGACCAACCTGGCCGGCGAAGTCGCGGCCGATGCTTCGGCGCTGTATGCCCGCAACCTGCTGGACTTCCTGAAGCTGGTCTTCACCAAGGAAGGTCAGTTCGACGTGAACCTGGAAGACGACATCGTCGCCGCGTGCCTGATGTGCCGCGACGGCCAAGTCATCCGCAAAAACGCCTAA
- a CDS encoding LysR family transcriptional regulator has product MRRKIPSTTALISFEAAARHESFTKAAHELSLTQGAICRQIASLEDFLSVELFRRSRRGVKLTEAGLSYSRRVATQLDAVERDALSVMGHTGANVIELAVVPTFGTQWLLPRLKDFQQQHPEVTVNLTNRTRPFLFADTEFDAAIYFGDADWSGTESHKLMGENPMPVCSPTLLGDRTSLTPETIAELPLLQQTTRPYAWRQWFNAQNLNIARDLTGPRYELFSMLAQAAMHDMGIALIPPFLIQRELAEKRLVVANRSALSSIKAYYLMIPERKVESASLRAFRDWLVKQASNYHLD; this is encoded by the coding sequence ATGCGCCGTAAAATCCCCAGCACTACCGCCCTGATCAGTTTCGAGGCTGCAGCACGTCATGAGAGCTTCACCAAGGCGGCGCACGAGCTTTCCCTTACCCAAGGCGCTATCTGTCGACAGATCGCCAGCCTGGAAGACTTCCTCAGCGTGGAGCTTTTCCGACGCTCACGCCGAGGCGTCAAACTGACCGAAGCCGGCCTTTCCTATAGCCGTCGAGTTGCCACCCAACTGGATGCGGTCGAGCGCGATGCTCTTTCAGTGATGGGACACACCGGTGCGAACGTGATCGAACTGGCGGTGGTTCCAACCTTCGGCACTCAATGGCTGCTACCACGCCTCAAGGATTTCCAGCAGCAGCATCCAGAAGTCACCGTCAACCTGACCAACCGCACACGACCCTTCCTCTTTGCGGACACAGAGTTTGACGCCGCCATCTATTTTGGTGACGCGGACTGGTCCGGTACCGAATCCCACAAACTGATGGGTGAAAATCCTATGCCGGTATGCAGCCCTACCTTACTGGGAGACCGGACGAGCCTGACACCAGAGACCATCGCCGAATTGCCCTTGCTCCAGCAGACCACTCGCCCGTATGCGTGGCGCCAATGGTTCAACGCCCAGAACCTGAACATTGCACGGGACCTGACAGGCCCGCGTTATGAACTATTCTCCATGCTTGCCCAGGCAGCCATGCACGACATGGGCATTGCGCTGATTCCGCCCTTCTTGATTCAGCGCGAGCTGGCAGAGAAACGACTGGTCGTGGCCAACCGTAGCGCGCTATCGAGCATCAAGGCCTATTACCTGATGATTCCAGAGCGAAAGGTCGAATCCGCCTCTCTTCGAGCTTTTCGCGATTGGCTCGTGAAACAAGCAAGCAACTATCACCTTGATTAA
- a CDS encoding acyl-CoA dehydrogenase encodes MAGKASFNWIDPLLLDQQLTEEERMIRDTAEQFAQQKLAPRVLEAFRHEKTDPAIFREMGEVGLLGATIPEQYGGSGLNYVSYGLIAREVERVDSGYRSMMSVQSSLVMVPINEFGTEAQKQKYLPKLASGEWIGCFGLTEPNHGSDPGAMITRARKVEGGYSLTGSKMWITNSPIADVFVVWGKDDAGDIRGFVLEKGWKGLSAPAIHGKVGLRASITGEIVMDNVFVPEENIFPDVRGLKGPFTCLNSARYGISWGALGAAEFCWHTARQYTLDRQQFGRPLAANQLIQKKLADMQTEITLALQGCLRLGRMKDEGTAAVEITSIMKRNSCGKSLDIARMARDMLGGNGISDEFGIARHLVNLEVVNTYEGTHDVHALILGRAQTGIQAFY; translated from the coding sequence ATGGCCGGTAAAGCGAGCTTCAACTGGATCGATCCATTGTTGCTGGATCAGCAACTCACCGAAGAAGAACGCATGATCCGCGACACCGCTGAGCAGTTCGCCCAGCAGAAGCTCGCGCCGCGGGTGCTGGAAGCGTTCCGTCATGAGAAGACCGACCCGGCGATTTTCCGCGAGATGGGTGAAGTGGGCCTGCTGGGGGCGACCATTCCTGAGCAGTACGGCGGCAGTGGGCTGAACTACGTCAGCTATGGCCTGATCGCTCGTGAAGTCGAGCGCGTCGATTCCGGTTATCGCTCGATGATGAGCGTGCAGTCCTCGCTGGTCATGGTGCCGATCAATGAATTCGGTACCGAGGCGCAAAAACAGAAGTATCTGCCGAAGCTGGCGTCTGGTGAGTGGATCGGTTGCTTTGGCCTGACCGAGCCGAACCATGGTTCCGACCCAGGCGCGATGATTACTCGTGCGCGCAAAGTGGAAGGCGGCTACAGCCTGACGGGTAGCAAAATGTGGATCACTAACAGTCCGATCGCCGACGTCTTTGTTGTCTGGGGTAAGGACGACGCTGGCGATATCCGCGGCTTCGTGCTCGAGAAAGGCTGGAAGGGCCTGAGTGCGCCAGCTATTCATGGCAAGGTCGGCCTGCGCGCCTCCATCACTGGCGAGATCGTGATGGACAACGTATTCGTTCCGGAAGAAAACATCTTCCCGGATGTCCGCGGCCTGAAGGGCCCGTTCACTTGCCTGAACTCGGCTCGTTATGGCATCTCCTGGGGCGCCTTGGGGGCGGCTGAGTTCTGCTGGCATACCGCTCGCCAGTACACGCTGGACCGCCAGCAGTTTGGGCGTCCGCTGGCTGCCAATCAGTTGATCCAGAAGAAGCTGGCCGACATGCAGACCGAAATCACGTTGGCCTTGCAGGGATGCCTGCGTCTGGGGCGTATGAAAGATGAGGGAACGGCGGCGGTCGAGATCACCTCGATCATGAAGCGCAACTCCTGCGGCAAATCCCTGGATATCGCTCGCATGGCACGGGACATGCTGGGCGGCAACGGTATTTCCGATGAGTTCGGCATCGCTCGTCATCTCGTGAACCTGGAAGTCGTAAACACCTACGAAGGCACGCACGACGTTCATGCGCTGATCCTGGGGCGTGCGCAAACCGGTATCCAGGCGTTCTATTAA